The following is a genomic window from Magnetococcales bacterium.
TGTCCACCTTGGCGGACATCATGTATCCGTGCCCGCGCACGGTACGGATGATGACCGGATCCTTGCTCTCCTCCTGCAAACGCTTGCGCAAACGTCCGATCTGGACATCGATACCCCTTTCAAACGGACTCGATTCCCGCCCGGCGTAAAGTTCCATGATGCGGTCGCGATCCAGCACCTCACCGGCGTGGCTCAAAAAGATGCGCAACAGGTTGTACTCTTTGCGGCTCAGGGGGACCACCACATCATCTGGTGATTTGAGTTGCCGGGTCGGAATATCCAAAACCCAACCTGCAAAACCGATACGGCGCGCCACCACCTCCTTGCCAACCATGGGCGCTGCCCGTGCGCGGCGCAGCACGCTCTTGATCCGAGCCAGCAACTCCCGCGGATTGAATGGCTTGGGCACATAATCGTCGGCTCCCATCTCCAGGCCGACGATGCGGTCCGTCTCTTCCGCACGGGCCGTCAACATGATCACCGGCAAATTGGCCGTCGCCGGATCCGCCCGCAGGTTGCGGCACAGGGTCAGGCCATCTTCTCCGGGCAGCATCAGGTCCAGAATGACCATATCGACCTGCTCCCTGGACAGTTCCGCACGCAGTTGGGAGCCGTCGGCCAGGGTTCGACATGCATAGCCGTTTTTCAGCAGATAGTCCCGCAACAACTCCCGGGTCTCTTCATCGTCCTCCACGATCAGGATTCGATCCCGTTCCGTCATGGCGCACCCCAAAAAACGATTGAAAAAAAAGAGGGGGTCTGGGGGATTCATCCCCCAGTGGGGTCTGGGGCAACGCCCCAGCAGGGGTCTGGGGCAACGCCCCAGCAGGGGTCTGGGGCAACGCCCCAGTCGGATTTTTCCTCTCCCGACAGCCTCTCACATTCGCACGGACACGATCAAGAATTCCCATCTCGGGAGCCAGGGCAATTGCATTTGAAAGAGCTTGCCGCTCGATCCCTGTTTTTGCAAACCTGCAATGCATCCGCCTTCTGGCGCAAAAAGACGCGCCAGAAGGCGGACCAAGGCCCGCCCCTTGGGCCTTTTTTGCAAAAAGCGCAAAAAAGGGCTGGGAGAAGAGGGGCGACCAAAAACAAAACGGGGCGCTGCCCCGGACCCCGCAAGGGCGCTGCCCTTGATTCGCCAGGTAGCCAGTCCCCTGGACCCCAATTCCAATACAAATGCGCTTGCTCTGTCTCGGGAGCCAGGCAAGCGCATTTGACATGGTCTCACGGCTACGAGTTGGCGTGACGCGGCGTGGCATAACACACCTGGTTGCGTCCCCCCCGTTTGGCTTCATACAGCGCTTCGTCGGCTGCCTTGAGCAGGGCTTCGCCGTTGGCAGCTTCGGTCAGCGGGAGAGTGGCCACGCCGATGCTGATGGTGACCTTCAGGTTATCCACATCCATGAGTTCCACCCGTTCCCGCAGGCGTTCGGCGACCAGCAATGCACCCTCCTTTCCCGTACTGGGCATGATGACACAAAACTCTTCGCCACCAAAACGGCAAGGAAAATCCAGGGCGCGGAAAAGGTTGCTCATTTCACGCCCGATGGCCTGCAACACCCGGTCACCCTGGTCATGGCCATGGCGGTCGTTGAATTTTTTGAAGTGATCGACATCGAACAACAACACCGCCAGTTCCAGGTTGTAACGCTGTGCCCGATCAAACTCATCCGTCAAAACCTCATCCAGACGCCGGCGATTCAACAATCCGGTCAAACCGTCCGTGTAGGAGAGTTGCCGGAGCTTCTCTTCGAGGCGTTTTTCGCCGGTCACATCCCGCAGCAAGGCAGCGGATCCGACGGGGCGGTCATCGTTGGCGCGAATGGTGGCGGCGTAAACCTGGAGAACCCGATTGTTATAAACAACTGTTTCTGGCATAGTCTTGTCGTGACTGGCCAGCAGACCCTCCATGTAGGTGGGGTCGTCGAGGAGATTGACAAAACTCTGGCTGGAAATTTCTTCGGACGACTTGTTCAACAACCGTTCGGCAGCCGGATTGACCAGGACGACCTGTCCGGACTGGTCGGTCACCACGATCCCTTCGCGGGCGCTCAGGATGATGGTTGCCAGCTTGTCCCGTTCGGTTTGCAGGCCGTTGTGGGATCTCACCACCTCAGCGCTCATGGCGTTGAAGCTGTAGGCCATGCGGATGAACTCCTGACTTCCCAAAACCGGCACCTGCTGTGTCAGTTCGCCGGCAGCAATCCGCTCCATGGCCTGGGTGATGTGTCCGATGGGCATCACCACCAGATGGTGGACGGAAAGGTAGACCATGCCGAGTATGAAGATCATGCCGAGGCCGAAGACGACCAAGGTCCGCGAACGGGCATGGTGGATCTCCGTTTCGACCGAAGCCAGGGAGGTGGTCAGCTTGACCACGCCGCGCAACGCTTCGTTGCGGTCATGGCAAGCGTGGCAATCTTCCTGGTTGGGGATGGGAGAGTAGACGGTTAAAATAGACTCTTCTCCCGCAACCTGGGAAAAATCGAACATCTCCTGTTTGGTACGCAGCAATTCGGCCAGGATGCCGGTTGGGATTTTAATCCTGTTGTCCACATTTTTTTCCAGGCGCCGGGGAAAGGAGTCGCCTCCCAGGTAACGATTGACGCTGTCGATTGTGACGTTGTCCCGAAAGGCGGAACGTCCATCCAGGCGCAGGATTTGAAAATCGAGAATGTTGGGCACCTTGCGGATGTGATCCACATAATCGTGGGCAATCTGGGCGTTGCCCGAGAGCATGGTCGTCTGCAACCCCTGGCTGGCGGAGAGGGCGATCAGCCCCATGGTCCGTTTGCCTTGTTCCATGATTGCGGCATCATCCTGGTGGAAGTAGAACATGGTCATGCCGCCGAATCCCAGCAGCACGGAAAGTCCTGTGATCACCAAGATCCGCATGCCGATGCGGGTAAACCAACCAGCGTTTTTGTTTTGCAGATTATTCATGGTTCATCCATAGTCTGTTGGAGCCGGTTTCTGTTTTATGAGCCGGCTTTGCGTAGGTGGTGGAAACTTTCCACCGTCCCGGTATACCTGGACCGAACCCTTGCAATCCAGAGAAAAAAAGGTTAATGACCCCCGGGTAGCCCCAGCTTCTCATTCTAGCCGGGTTATGTCACTGCTGTGTGGCAGAAACGGCCCTTTTTTGTAACATTTTGTATGTTGACGAGGTTGATAAACTTGCCTGCACCCAGAGGAAAACCCCGAACTCACCCCTCCAGAAGGGGTAAGGTTTCGACCGCCCAGATGGAGGTGGATGCGCGCAACCTTCTTTGTCCGCTGCCGGTTTTGCGGGTGGCATCGGCCATGGAGGAGATGCCGGTCGGGTCGGTCTTGAAAGTGCGTGCGACGGATCCTGGCCTGAGCCGGGATCTTCCCGCCTGGTGTACCGTCAATGGTCACCGGTTGTTGCAGTTTGATCGCCAGGGCGCGGAGTGGGTTGGATTCGTTCGCAAGGGAACGGGGGATCCGGAGCCCAACGAAAAACAACCAGTTTAGGGAGCGTGGTCTCCATGGCCCTTCGCATCTGGTGCGCGGTGACGGCGCACGGCTTTGGGCATTTTTCCCAGATGGTTCCCATCCTTCGGGAACTTGCCCGTCAGAGGCCGGATCTGGAGCTGCATCTGGTGGGTTCCCTGGCTTCGGACGTGATCGAGCGTAATCTGGGAATTCCCTGCACCCGGGATCCGCAGGCCCGGGATGTGGGTCTGGTCCAGCATGATCCCCTGCAAGTGGATCTTCCGGCCACAGCGGTCGCCCTTGATCGTATTCACACGCCATGGCCGGCGCTTTTGCAGGCGGAAAAGCAGGCCATGTCTGCTTGGGCGCCGCACCTGGTTTTGGCCGATGTGCCCTATCTGCCGTTGGCGGCGGCAGCCGGGTTGGGTATTCCCAGCGTGGCTGTGGCCTCACTCTCCTGGGATTTGGTGTTGGCGGCCTATTTTCCTCTGGAGGAGCCGCGTCATCGCCGTTGGTGGACCGACATGCGTCAGGCTTATGCCCAGACCACATTGGCTTTGCTGCCGACGCCGGCTCTTCTGGATGGCCCTTTTCCCAGATACCGTATCATTCCCCCCTTGATCGAGCCTGGCGTTGCCATGCCGGATCGGTTGCGTCGAGACCTGCATCTCGCCACCACGGATGACCGTCCCCTGGCGCTGGTCACGTTGGGGGGCATCCCCGGGAGTGATTTTCCTTTTGCCACCATGGCCAGCCACAAGGAATGGATCTGGATTTTGGATTTTGACGCTCCTCTGCTGGCTGACAATCTGGTCAATTGGCGAAATGCGTCCGGTGATTGGCTGTTTCGCGACCTGATAGCCTCCGTGGATGCTGTGGTGGGCAAGCCCGGCTATGGCATGTCCGTGGAGGCTGTGGCGCATGGCGTTCCATTTTTGTATGTGCGCCGCTATACCTTTCCTGACGAAGAGAGCATTTGTCCGTGGCTGGACCAGCACGCCCGGGCGCGGGAGATTTCCATGGAGACCTTCCGTTCCGGCGCCTGGGAACAACCTCTGCGGGAACTCATGGCGCGTCCGCGTCCCTCACCC
Proteins encoded in this region:
- a CDS encoding response regulator; this translates as MTERDRILIVEDDEETRELLRDYLLKNGYACRTLADGSQLRAELSREQVDMVILDLMLPGEDGLTLCRNLRADPATANLPVIMLTARAEETDRIVGLEMGADDYVPKPFNPRELLARIKSVLRRARAAPMVGKEVVARRIGFAGWVLDIPTRQLKSPDDVVVPLSRKEYNLLRIFLSHAGEVLDRDRIMELYAGRESSPFERGIDVQIGRLRKRLQEESKDPVIIRTVRGHGYMMSAKVDMLP
- a CDS encoding diguanylate cyclase, with the translated sequence MNNLQNKNAGWFTRIGMRILVITGLSVLLGFGGMTMFYFHQDDAAIMEQGKRTMGLIALSASQGLQTTMLSGNAQIAHDYVDHIRKVPNILDFQILRLDGRSAFRDNVTIDSVNRYLGGDSFPRRLEKNVDNRIKIPTGILAELLRTKQEMFDFSQVAGEESILTVYSPIPNQEDCHACHDRNEALRGVVKLTTSLASVETEIHHARSRTLVVFGLGMIFILGMVYLSVHHLVVMPIGHITQAMERIAAGELTQQVPVLGSQEFIRMAYSFNAMSAEVVRSHNGLQTERDKLATIILSAREGIVVTDQSGQVVLVNPAAERLLNKSSEEISSQSFVNLLDDPTYMEGLLASHDKTMPETVVYNNRVLQVYAATIRANDDRPVGSAALLRDVTGEKRLEEKLRQLSYTDGLTGLLNRRRLDEVLTDEFDRAQRYNLELAVLLFDVDHFKKFNDRHGHDQGDRVLQAIGREMSNLFRALDFPCRFGGEEFCVIMPSTGKEGALLVAERLRERVELMDVDNLKVTISIGVATLPLTEAANGEALLKAADEALYEAKRGGRNQVCYATPRHANS
- a CDS encoding sulfurtransferase TusA family protein, which produces MEVDARNLLCPLPVLRVASAMEEMPVGSVLKVRATDPGLSRDLPAWCTVNGHRLLQFDRQGAEWVGFVRKGTGDPEPNEKQPV